One window of Aerococcus tenax genomic DNA carries:
- a CDS encoding NAD(P)H-hydrate dehydratase, with product MEKVEIDKSEIIQHFPKRQANSYKGDYGNIVLIGGNQSMGGAIQMAAMACVNSGAGLTTVFTDPVNRPAIHSVLPEVMVSDWRRQDSLKKAIEKADVIGIGPGFGRDHSRFNQIMLLIKQVISDKILVIDADAISILSQKDQGLDQLSQAKYLVLTPHYGEWDRLSHGEISYHNNEGIQSFVNQYQLNLVLKGAPSRLYFADHSKFYQLAIGNPGMATGGMGDTLTGMVCGFMGQYTDHEAALKAATFLHSYIADRIYQEQYIVRPSQIANLLPRVMKEMEAERE from the coding sequence ATGGAGAAAGTTGAAATTGATAAATCTGAAATTATTCAACATTTTCCCAAGCGCCAAGCCAATTCATATAAGGGTGACTACGGCAATATTGTTTTGATCGGAGGCAACCAGTCCATGGGTGGGGCAATTCAGATGGCCGCGATGGCTTGTGTCAATAGTGGGGCAGGACTAACGACTGTCTTTACCGATCCAGTAAACCGGCCTGCCATCCATAGCGTTTTACCTGAAGTGATGGTTAGTGATTGGCGTAGGCAAGATAGCTTGAAGAAGGCCATTGAAAAGGCTGATGTGATTGGCATCGGGCCAGGATTTGGTCGCGACCATTCGCGCTTTAACCAGATTATGTTACTCATTAAACAAGTTATTTCTGACAAAATATTGGTTATTGATGCCGATGCAATTTCTATTCTCAGTCAAAAAGACCAAGGCTTAGACCAATTATCCCAGGCGAAATATCTCGTTTTGACTCCACATTATGGGGAGTGGGATCGCTTATCGCATGGTGAAATTTCCTATCACAATAATGAAGGAATTCAATCATTCGTTAACCAATATCAACTGAATTTGGTCCTTAAAGGAGCACCTAGCCGTTTATATTTTGCTGACCATTCAAAATTTTATCAATTAGCTATCGGCAATCCTGGTATGGCAACCGGTGGAATGGGTGATACCTTGACTGGGATGGTTTGTGGCTTTATGGGCCAATATACAGATCATGAGGCCGCTTTAAAGGCAGCGACCTTTCTCCATAGTTATATTGCAGACCGCATTTACCAAGAGCAATATATTGTTCGTCCTAGTCAAATCGCTAATCTCTTACCCAGAGTCATGAAAGAGATGGAGGCAGAACGTGAGTAA
- a CDS encoding diacylglycerol/lipid kinase family protein, which produces MSKVMIIVNPGSGDNQGEEYGKRLADFLNGKFDQVDIKKTEGDNDALKFAQEACQGHYDSLFTVGGDGTINEAVNGLAGQDYRPTLGFFPAGTNNTFAQLFNISEDIDQYIEDLDLEESHRLDIGRCNDQYFNYYVCFGKLIEATTGTSSEEKSQFGSFAYLKNILSALPKDDTHPIKIESDSESFEGKASHVFVLLTNQVGNLVFSNEQSNLQDGQFQVYILTDESTGSKLSALKDILFGQLEDNDSIKSFACSKLTITNSDDNETQVDIDGNDGPYLPCEIELLPKHINFYVPKTQAVQ; this is translated from the coding sequence ATGAGTAAGGTTATGATAATTGTCAATCCAGGGTCTGGAGATAACCAAGGCGAGGAATACGGTAAACGACTAGCTGATTTTCTCAACGGTAAGTTTGACCAAGTCGATATAAAAAAGACTGAAGGAGATAATGACGCCTTGAAGTTTGCCCAGGAAGCCTGTCAAGGCCATTATGATTCTTTATTTACTGTTGGCGGTGATGGAACCATTAATGAAGCGGTCAATGGGCTCGCCGGCCAGGACTACCGACCCACTTTAGGTTTCTTCCCAGCAGGAACCAACAATACTTTTGCCCAATTATTTAATATTTCTGAAGATATTGATCAGTATATCGAGGACTTAGATTTAGAAGAAAGCCATCGTTTAGATATTGGTCGCTGTAATGATCAATATTTCAACTACTATGTTTGTTTTGGCAAGTTAATTGAAGCAACCACAGGAACCAGCTCCGAAGAGAAATCACAATTTGGCTCCTTTGCTTACCTGAAGAATATTTTATCAGCTCTACCTAAAGATGACACCCATCCTATTAAAATTGAATCTGATAGTGAAAGTTTTGAAGGCAAAGCCAGTCATGTATTTGTCCTATTAACTAACCAAGTGGGAAATCTGGTCTTCTCTAATGAACAAAGTAATTTACAAGACGGTCAATTTCAAGTGTATATTTTAACCGATGAATCAACCGGGTCAAAATTATCTGCCCTTAAGGATATCCTTTTTGGTCAATTAGAAGATAATGACTCGATCAAAAGCTTTGCCTGTTCCAAGTTAACCATCACGAATTCTGATGATAATGAAACCCAGGTCGATATTGATGGTAACGATGGGCCTTATCTCCCATGCGAAATTGAATTATTGCCAAAGCACATTAATTTCTACGTTCCTAAGACCCAAGCAGTTCAATAA
- the mprF gene encoding bifunctional lysylphosphatidylglycerol flippase/synthetase MprF, which produces MKDIYNRYHKIIKIVFYILLILFFGYLIQNELRSINWSLFFDSLADLPAFTRLALVIFGLLGFSFNGWYDYVATRNYTVTAHSYKILQMGWISQAFNEFIGLSGFTGAALRNNFYQKHGLKPKQAIQISLETWFASFLGLGVLLLIVLLSGKIDGYSLLLPVIYLLYLPLYFFYDKLPLARKLGEKFGLEAITWKKKFAYLSASLCDWVASFTYFYIVMLIFMPHLSPIFAMMVYSFANVVGILSFIPGGLGTFDLTVLLMMQNAGYNPDQVLAAIVILRVCYYVIPWLLACFYVFHNWFTSKLFEEDMKIKAWGKWIVRFVSFLLSVNGLVLISSVISPAVPERIHLLKYLIPRSLQSVSILLVLLIGCTAFILSFGLFKRIRRALWLTLILLPLGAIACMIKGLDYEEAIFLLLSTYLLYQSRFLFTRNHLALNRKNILLSFFACAGLLLIIFLITGHFRHMPFTRHVYLLNPLHIFFYLVIASLLTILVLFSRSERLDFLPPSLDEINLYEQLIAEYGGSEYSHLVYLKDKMIFFNTEQTVAILYRPSSDNLIALGDPIGNSQDFPSALEEFLEYAEHMDMAVGFYEVTPHYLDAFCSLGYATLKIGESAIIDLDDFTFEGKKNKNRRSVRNDMTRAGLYFEVYQPPYNDKFIHELRQISDQWLNKREEMSFSMGAFYEDYLARERIAVLRDEEAIYAFASIMPISEDMISIDLMRYISHDAGDVMQMLILQLLQWAKDLGYHRFVLGMAALANVGTKSYASPRDKTLHLVYDFGNRFYGFKGLRAYKSKFRPEWENRYIIYPNQTTLIKILISLLDITHKTRD; this is translated from the coding sequence ATGAAAGATATTTATAATCGCTATCATAAAATAATTAAAATAGTATTTTATATTTTACTGATCTTATTTTTCGGCTATCTTATTCAAAATGAGTTAAGATCAATTAATTGGTCCTTGTTTTTTGATTCCTTAGCTGATCTACCTGCCTTTACACGCCTGGCCTTAGTAATCTTTGGATTATTAGGCTTTAGCTTTAACGGGTGGTATGACTATGTCGCTACCCGTAACTACACGGTGACTGCCCATAGCTATAAAATTTTACAAATGGGCTGGATAAGCCAAGCATTTAATGAATTTATCGGCTTAAGCGGCTTTACCGGTGCTGCTCTCAGAAATAATTTTTATCAAAAGCATGGTCTGAAGCCTAAGCAAGCCATACAAATTTCCTTAGAAACCTGGTTTGCCAGTTTTCTGGGCTTAGGTGTCTTATTATTAATCGTCTTATTATCAGGAAAAATTGATGGTTATTCACTATTACTTCCAGTAATTTATTTACTCTATCTGCCTTTGTATTTTTTCTATGATAAGTTGCCTTTAGCCAGAAAATTGGGTGAAAAATTTGGCCTAGAAGCTATCACTTGGAAGAAGAAATTTGCTTACCTATCCGCTTCGCTGTGTGACTGGGTAGCTTCTTTTACCTATTTTTATATTGTAATGTTAATTTTTATGCCGCATTTATCACCGATATTTGCCATGATGGTCTATAGCTTCGCTAACGTCGTAGGGATTTTAAGTTTTATTCCTGGAGGTTTGGGGACCTTTGACCTGACGGTATTATTAATGATGCAAAATGCCGGTTATAATCCCGATCAAGTTTTGGCAGCGATTGTTATCCTCCGGGTATGTTACTACGTCATTCCCTGGTTATTAGCTTGTTTCTATGTTTTCCATAACTGGTTTACCAGTAAACTATTCGAAGAAGATATGAAGATAAAGGCATGGGGAAAGTGGATCGTTCGCTTTGTTTCCTTTTTACTCTCAGTTAACGGCTTGGTTTTAATTTCTTCAGTGATTTCACCAGCCGTTCCTGAGCGGATTCATTTACTTAAATACCTGATTCCCAGATCTTTACAAAGTGTCTCCATTCTTTTGGTCCTTTTAATCGGGTGTACTGCCTTTATTTTATCTTTTGGCCTATTTAAGCGGATCAGAAGGGCATTATGGTTGACACTTATTCTCTTACCTCTAGGAGCCATTGCTTGTATGATTAAGGGCTTAGACTATGAGGAAGCGATCTTCTTACTCCTATCGACTTATTTACTTTATCAGTCCCGTTTTCTCTTTACTCGCAATCATTTGGCATTGAATCGTAAGAATATTTTACTTAGCTTTTTCGCCTGTGCAGGTCTTTTGTTAATCATTTTTTTAATCACCGGGCACTTTAGACATATGCCTTTCACTCGTCATGTCTATTTATTAAATCCTTTACATATTTTCTTCTACCTGGTGATTGCTAGTTTGTTGACTATTTTAGTGCTATTTAGTCGTAGTGAACGACTGGACTTCCTACCACCTTCCCTTGATGAAATTAATCTTTACGAACAGCTTATCGCTGAATATGGGGGGAGCGAATATAGCCACTTAGTCTATTTGAAAGACAAGATGATCTTTTTTAACACTGAACAAACTGTGGCTATTTTATACCGTCCCTCATCGGATAATTTAATTGCCTTGGGTGACCCTATTGGTAACAGTCAGGATTTTCCTAGCGCCTTAGAAGAATTTTTGGAATATGCTGAACATATGGATATGGCGGTCGGCTTTTATGAGGTCACTCCTCATTACCTGGATGCCTTTTGTAGTTTAGGCTACGCTACCTTGAAAATAGGGGAGTCAGCGATTATTGATTTAGATGACTTTACTTTTGAAGGGAAGAAGAATAAAAACCGGCGTTCTGTTCGCAATGATATGACCCGGGCCGGGCTCTATTTTGAAGTTTACCAACCGCCTTATAATGATAAATTTATCCATGAATTGAGGCAAATTTCTGACCAGTGGCTTAATAAGCGAGAAGAAATGAGCTTTTCCATGGGGGCTTTCTATGAGGACTATCTAGCCAGAGAGCGGATTGCCGTTTTAAGAGATGAAGAAGCGATCTATGCTTTTGCAAGTATTATGCCGATATCGGAGGACATGATTTCAATAGATTTAATGCGTTATATCAGTCATGATGCCGGGGATGTCATGCAAATGCTAATTTTGCAGTTATTGCAATGGGCCAAAGACCTTGGCTACCACCGCTTTGTTTTGGGAATGGCAGCTTTGGCTAATGTAGGGACAAAATCCTATGCTAGCCCACGGGATAAGACCTTGCACCTGGTATATGATTTTGGTAATCGTTTTTATGGCTTTAAAGGATTACGTGCCTATAAATCTAAATTCCGTCCTGAGTGGGAAAACCGCTATATTATTTATCCTAATCAAACCACTTTAATCAAGATTTTAATTAGTTTATTAGATATTACCCACAAGACAAGGGATTAA
- a CDS encoding 5-formyltetrahydrofolate cyclo-ligase, translating to MTDEIDSKKSRLRQKIKTKRQALPQSYYHWANEIISHKLVNFPIFYQAKRILLFSSLPFEFNTQELIRFCFKQGIQVILPRVHGKSLDLYYIDESTTYQKSRYGILEPQANGPQADISMVDLIILPCLSCNRQGQRLGYGGGYYDRLLADFKGITIVPYFDKLMTSDIPYKDYDIKADYIISESGIFSTNESNDQLCPE from the coding sequence ATGACTGATGAAATCGATAGTAAAAAAAGCAGGCTACGTCAAAAAATCAAAACAAAACGCCAAGCCCTCCCCCAGTCTTATTATCATTGGGCAAATGAAATCATTAGCCATAAATTAGTCAATTTCCCGATTTTTTACCAAGCTAAGCGTATCTTACTTTTTTCCAGTCTGCCCTTTGAATTTAATACCCAAGAGCTGATTCGTTTTTGTTTTAAGCAAGGGATTCAAGTAATCCTCCCCCGAGTTCATGGAAAGTCACTTGATTTGTACTATATTGATGAATCAACCACTTATCAAAAAAGTAGGTATGGTATTTTGGAGCCTCAAGCTAATGGTCCCCAAGCTGACATTAGTATGGTTGATCTCATCATTTTACCCTGCTTAAGTTGTAACCGCCAGGGTCAACGTTTAGGTTACGGTGGAGGCTATTATGACCGCCTCTTGGCTGATTTTAAAGGAATAACTATTGTTCCTTACTTCGATAAACTAATGACCTCAGATATTCCTTACAAAGACTATGACATAAAAGCAGATTACATTATAAGTGAAAGTGGTATCTTTTCGACTAACGAATCAAATGATCAACTTTGCCCTGAGTAA
- a CDS encoding aminoacyl-tRNA deacylase, with translation MSKKHKKTNAMRLLDQAKIPYEEATIPYRDGSFQPQAGKSSYKTLVARSHDHEIVVFVIPLDQELDLKQCARVINSKRVELVHVKELLDLTGYVRGGCSPLGMKKKYRTWYNDSCLKEEKIFVSAGERGKQIGLDPKALIEVTQGKVDHLIR, from the coding sequence GTGAGTAAGAAACATAAAAAGACCAATGCTATGCGCCTCTTAGACCAGGCCAAGATCCCTTATGAAGAAGCCACCATTCCATATAGAGATGGTAGTTTTCAACCACAAGCAGGGAAATCGTCCTACAAGACCTTGGTGGCCAGGAGCCATGATCATGAAATCGTTGTATTTGTGATACCGCTTGACCAAGAGCTTGACCTTAAGCAATGTGCCCGCGTCATTAATAGTAAGCGAGTTGAATTAGTCCATGTTAAGGAACTATTGGACCTCACCGGCTATGTACGGGGGGGTTGTTCGCCTTTAGGTATGAAGAAAAAATATCGTACTTGGTACAATGACTCTTGTCTTAAGGAAGAGAAAATATTTGTCAGTGCCGGTGAACGGGGCAAACAAATCGGGCTGGATCCTAAGGCTCTAATAGAAGTTACTCAGGGCAAAGTTGATCATTTGATTCGTTAG
- the nth gene encoding endonuclease III, whose translation MLLTDSETLSVLKEIMALFPDAGPSLNFNSVYQLLIAVMLSAQSTDKKVNEVTPDLFNAFPTPKHLAEASPQDIEPSINQLGLYHSKARYLHAMGQQLIDKYGGQVPGQRKDLESLSGVGRKTASVVLSLGFDQPAFAVDTHISRIAKHHHFVDPNATVREVEKRITKVLPASEWKDAHHALIAFGRTICTARNPQCYRYPQLFPHQEKETKRND comes from the coding sequence TTGCTTTTAACTGATTCAGAAACCTTATCCGTTCTGAAAGAAATTATGGCCCTCTTTCCCGACGCTGGCCCAAGTTTAAACTTCAATTCTGTTTACCAATTACTCATCGCTGTGATGCTCAGCGCCCAATCCACTGATAAAAAGGTCAATGAAGTGACCCCTGATCTTTTTAACGCTTTTCCCACGCCTAAACACCTAGCGGAGGCCAGCCCTCAGGACATTGAACCCTCTATCAATCAGCTAGGCCTCTATCACAGCAAGGCGCGTTATTTGCATGCAATGGGTCAACAATTAATCGACAAGTACGGTGGTCAAGTTCCCGGTCAACGCAAGGATTTAGAAAGTCTAAGTGGTGTGGGGAGAAAAACAGCCAGTGTCGTCCTCAGTCTAGGCTTTGACCAGCCAGCCTTTGCTGTCGATACCCATATCAGTCGCATAGCAAAACATCATCACTTTGTCGATCCAAATGCTACGGTAAGAGAAGTGGAAAAACGAATTACTAAGGTCCTCCCTGCTAGTGAATGGAAGGATGCCCACCATGCTTTAATTGCCTTTGGCAGGACGATTTGTACTGCCCGTAACCCTCAATGCTACCGTTACCCGCAATTATTTCCCCACCAAGAAAAGGAGACAAAGCGAAATGACTGA
- the pnuC gene encoding nicotinamide riboside transporter PnuC, which yields MKKEYRQSLNLITDILLVAITAWGSFQNGWFNLPNLVSWMGLIGVIGLAKKWQGNFIFNAIQNISAAIVAGRNRIFGDMFTSIYYLFTQIFGFQQWQHHKDESGELIVDEKTNWRLVGFAVLVGFFGLGTVSYFLGGVFIFWDAFNNATAIIAQYMQLVQRKRASWILWLITNLISLYIFLMQGVPQMAIMYFVFSLNACRGFINWKN from the coding sequence GTGAAAAAAGAATATCGTCAAAGTCTTAATTTAATCACTGATATTTTATTAGTTGCTATCACAGCCTGGGGGTCTTTTCAAAATGGTTGGTTTAATTTACCCAACTTGGTTTCATGGATGGGGCTGATTGGGGTTATTGGTTTAGCAAAGAAGTGGCAAGGAAATTTTATTTTTAATGCGATTCAAAATATCTCTGCTGCTATAGTAGCTGGCCGTAATCGGATCTTTGGTGACATGTTTACCAGCATTTATTATTTATTTACCCAAATTTTTGGTTTTCAACAATGGCAACATCATAAAGATGAATCCGGGGAGCTTATTGTAGACGAAAAGACGAATTGGCGTTTAGTAGGTTTCGCTGTTTTAGTGGGGTTCTTTGGTTTGGGAACCGTTTCTTATTTTCTCGGTGGCGTATTTATCTTCTGGGATGCATTTAATAATGCGACAGCTATCATTGCTCAATACATGCAATTGGTGCAAAGAAAGCGGGCCAGCTGGATTTTATGGTTAATCACTAATCTTATTTCCCTTTATATTTTCCTCATGCAGGGGGTACCACAAATGGCCATTATGTATTTCGTCTTTTCACTCAATGCCTGCCGCGGTTTTATTAACTGGAAAAATTAG
- a CDS encoding universal stress protein — MPKKSIQKIMVPIDGSEPAKAAFEQALEYAHIYQAKLYIFSVAADFLRYDFDDFNLKAHDHELCAYQELLKNYQKEAQEAGITDITIEARPGDPRKEILDFAEEHDIDLIMMGSTGKGVLDRLLIGSVSEYIMIHAACDVFIAK; from the coding sequence ATGCCAAAGAAAAGTATTCAAAAAATAATGGTACCTATTGATGGTTCTGAACCAGCCAAGGCTGCCTTTGAACAAGCCCTTGAATATGCTCATATCTATCAAGCTAAACTCTATATTTTTAGTGTAGCTGCTGATTTCTTACGCTATGATTTTGATGACTTTAATTTAAAAGCCCATGATCATGAATTATGCGCCTACCAAGAATTATTAAAGAATTACCAAAAAGAAGCTCAAGAGGCCGGAATTACAGATATCACCATTGAAGCCCGCCCTGGAGATCCTAGAAAAGAAATTCTTGACTTTGCCGAAGAACATGACATTGATTTAATTATGATGGGGTCGACTGGTAAAGGCGTACTCGATCGTTTACTCATTGGGTCTGTTTCTGAGTATATTATGATCCATGCGGCCTGTGATGTTTTCATTGCTAAATAA
- a CDS encoding ComE operon protein 2, which produces MKRIPWDQYFLSQALVLSMRSTCDRLMVGAVIVRDNRVIAGGYNGSVSGETHCSEGGCYLEDGHCVRTIHAEMNAIIQCAKFGVSTEGAEIYVTHFPCLPCTKQIIQAGIKKVSYLYDYHNHPYALELYQKTGVTVWKRQLEDDFFHQLHQQNLLNCEKEKQSKEKNSLS; this is translated from the coding sequence ATGAAGCGTATACCTTGGGATCAGTATTTTTTATCACAAGCCTTGGTTTTATCGATGCGGAGCACTTGTGACCGTTTGATGGTGGGCGCTGTGATCGTTAGAGATAATCGTGTTATTGCTGGAGGCTATAATGGTTCTGTCAGCGGAGAGACCCATTGTAGTGAAGGGGGATGTTACTTGGAAGATGGACATTGTGTGCGCACGATCCACGCTGAAATGAATGCGATTATTCAGTGCGCTAAATTTGGTGTTTCTACTGAGGGCGCTGAAATCTATGTGACGCATTTTCCTTGCTTGCCTTGTACTAAGCAAATTATTCAAGCTGGAATAAAAAAAGTTTCCTATCTCTATGACTACCATAATCATCCTTACGCCCTGGAACTCTACCAAAAAACCGGGGTAACGGTCTGGAAAAGGCAGTTAGAAGATGACTTCTTCCATCAACTTCATCAACAAAATTTACTCAATTGTGAGAAGGAAAAACAGAGCAAAGAAAAGAATTCGCTTTCATAA
- a CDS encoding universal stress protein encodes MSIKRKILVAVDDSDQARDAFVEAVTVAKAKEANLYLVSVIDEDILSNREESDYSHSLVGQRQELLNNYRQLAKDQFDFDQVNAEVFVGEPKRQIIHLLKEDPAFELIVVGATGKNARERLFMGSVSQFVVRHSPVSVLIVR; translated from the coding sequence ATGTCAATAAAAAGAAAAATTTTAGTTGCTGTCGACGACTCTGACCAAGCTCGCGATGCTTTTGTTGAAGCGGTCACTGTCGCCAAGGCTAAGGAGGCCAATTTGTACCTGGTATCTGTTATTGACGAAGATATCTTATCTAACCGTGAAGAAAGTGATTATTCTCACAGCCTCGTCGGCCAACGGCAAGAGTTACTCAATAATTACCGTCAACTTGCCAAGGATCAATTTGACTTTGACCAAGTCAATGCTGAGGTCTTTGTAGGCGAGCCTAAACGACAAATCATTCACCTTTTAAAAGAAGATCCTGCCTTTGAATTGATTGTTGTTGGGGCAACTGGGAAAAATGCTCGAGAACGTCTCTTTATGGGCTCCGTTTCTCAATTCGTTGTTCGCCATTCCCCTGTTTCAGTGCTTATTGTCCGCTAG
- the gdhA gene encoding NADP-specific glutamate dehydrogenase, with protein MNAKEYLQETRQLWDKKYEQEPEFLQVLHEFVDSVEPVFEEHPEYIEANLLQILAIPERIIEFRVPWMDDQGKARVNTAFRVQFNSAIGPYKGGLRFHPTVNKSILKFLGFEQIFKNSLTGLPIGGGKGGSDFDPKGKSDQEIMRFCQSFMTELQKYIGPDMDVPAGDIGVGAREVGYLYGQYKRLNGFQNGVITGKPLTYGGSLARTQATGYGAVYFLNNMLAAKGEAIEGKRIMISGAGNVAIYAAEKAQELGATVLTVSDSNGYVVDEEGIDIDLLKDVKENRRERIKVYAEERPSASYYEGVVWDHAIDVDVAMPCATQNELKKPGADQAVKNGVKFISEGANMPLDKAATDTLLEAGVFVGPAKAANAGGVAVSALEMSQNSQRLSWTFEEVDQKLKDIMDNIYQQATSAAEKYTNDPYNLIAGANIAGFSKVAQAMLSQGLV; from the coding sequence ATGAACGCAAAAGAATATCTTCAAGAAACACGTCAATTGTGGGATAAGAAGTATGAACAGGAACCAGAATTTTTACAAGTCCTTCATGAATTTGTAGATAGTGTTGAACCTGTTTTTGAAGAACATCCCGAATATATTGAGGCTAACCTATTACAAATTTTAGCTATTCCAGAACGTATCATTGAGTTTAGAGTGCCTTGGATGGATGATCAAGGTAAGGCTCGAGTTAACACCGCTTTTCGGGTTCAATTTAATTCAGCAATTGGGCCATACAAAGGTGGTCTACGTTTCCATCCAACTGTCAACAAGAGTATTTTAAAATTCTTAGGTTTTGAACAAATCTTTAAGAACAGCTTAACCGGCTTACCTATTGGAGGAGGTAAGGGTGGTTCTGACTTTGATCCTAAGGGGAAATCTGACCAAGAGATTATGCGCTTTTGTCAAAGCTTTATGACCGAATTACAAAAATATATCGGTCCTGATATGGACGTTCCAGCAGGGGATATTGGTGTAGGTGCCCGTGAAGTCGGCTACTTATACGGCCAATATAAACGTCTAAATGGTTTCCAAAATGGTGTGATTACCGGAAAACCTTTAACTTATGGAGGTTCACTCGCACGTACCCAAGCCACGGGTTATGGTGCGGTTTATTTCTTGAATAATATGTTAGCTGCCAAGGGAGAAGCCATTGAAGGCAAACGGATTATGATCTCTGGAGCTGGTAATGTGGCTATTTATGCTGCTGAAAAGGCTCAAGAACTTGGCGCTACTGTCCTTACAGTCTCCGACTCCAATGGTTACGTCGTAGATGAAGAAGGCATCGATATTGATTTACTAAAAGACGTCAAAGAAAATAGACGTGAACGTATCAAGGTGTATGCCGAGGAACGCCCAAGTGCCAGCTACTACGAAGGGGTAGTTTGGGATCACGCCATTGATGTTGATGTGGCTATGCCATGTGCTACTCAAAATGAACTGAAAAAACCGGGTGCCGATCAAGCTGTTAAGAATGGGGTTAAATTTATCTCTGAAGGTGCTAATATGCCTTTAGATAAAGCTGCAACAGATACCCTTCTCGAAGCCGGTGTATTCGTTGGTCCGGCTAAAGCAGCTAATGCCGGTGGGGTAGCTGTATCAGCCTTAGAAATGTCTCAAAATAGTCAAAGATTATCTTGGACCTTTGAAGAAGTCGACCAAAAATTAAAAGATATCATGGATAATATCTATCAACAAGCGACCTCAGCCGCTGAAAAATACACCAATGACCCTTATAACTTAATTGCAGGAGCAAACATTGCTGGTTTTAGTAAAGTTGCTCAAGCGATGTTATCTCAAGGACTTGTTTAA